In a single window of the Anguilla rostrata isolate EN2019 chromosome 4, ASM1855537v3, whole genome shotgun sequence genome:
- the prlh2 gene encoding prolactin releasing hormone 2: MLPAKVACPVGHCCFKSGRNSTRAVFALLLLLSATMACALSTTLEDDFHIVHNLDNRSPEIDPFWYVGRGVRPIGRFGKRQASSSLRPAINHLELLLHSLRNRDVQGLDKILAEEDYDRLP, encoded by the exons ATGCTGCCTGCCAAAGTCGCGTGCCccgtgggacactgctgttttaAGTCCGGACGTAATAGCACGAGGGCTGTCTTCGCGTTATTGCTTCTGCTCTCTGCAACTATGGCGTGCGCGCTCAGCACCACGCTCGAAGACGACTTCCACATCGTCCACAACCTTGACAACAGAA GTCCAGAGATTGACCCGTTCTGGTACGTGGGGCGAGGGGTGAGGCCCATCGGACGCTTTGGAAAGAGGCAAGCCAGCAGCAGCCTGAGGCCAGCCATCAATCACCTGGAGCTCCTCCTCCACAGCCTGAGGAACAGGGATGTGCAGGGCCTAGACAAGATACTGGCAGAAGAGGATTACGACAGATTACCGTGA